CCCGGAGGGCCTCGAACTCCTGATCGAGGCGGCCGCGGGGGATCGGCCGGCCTTCGCATGCGCATGCCGCCCCGGCGCGGTCGAAGGCCGTCAGCTCCACGACCTCGCCGTCGCGCAGGCACTTCTGCACGTGGGAATGGCAGCGCTTGAGGATCTCGCGCGGGTTGTCGGCGACGGAGCCCTCGAAGGCCTCGGGCCGGAAGGGGTGGGACGGGTACGGGGGGGTGAAGCCGGCCGCGCGGAAGGCGGGGGCGAGCCGGCCCTGGACGATCGCCCGCGCGACCTCGGCGGTCTGAACGATCAACAGTCGGAACGGCTCCTCGAAGCGATCGAGGGCCGCGCGCAGCACGGATTCGCCCAGGAAGTCCCAGGTGGTCTCGATGCACGAGACGACCGTCAGGGTGGCGCGGGTGACGTCGCGAAGGGCGCCCAATCCGCCGCCGATCTCGGCGATGATGGCCTCGGCGGTGGCCCGCTCCTCGGTCGATCCGTCGCCCTGCCGCCGGAAGTGGAGCTGGGTGACGATGGGGTCGAGCTGATCGAAGGCGAGGATCGCGGGGCCGCTCAGGCTCAGGAACCACGAGAGCGCCTCGATGATCGACCTGGGCGGCTCGGCCTCGGCGGTGAAGCCGAGGGCCCGGCGGTCCTCCGGCTCGAGCGCCTGGCCCTGGAGCCACGTCTGGCCCTGGTTCGAGGTCGTGAAGTCGTCCGAATTCATGCAGATGACGGCGCGGATCACGTTCTGATACTTCATCGTCTGCTCGGGCCAGACCCTGTTCATGGCCCCGAGCACCTTGTTCACGTCGCCCCGGAGGTCGTCGCTCTTGTGGTCGGCGAGCGTCTTCAGGACCTCCGCGACGGGCCGGTTCGGGCCGAGCTTCTCGATGATGTGCCCCAGGATCCAGCGATACTGGGGGACGTCGTCCTCGATCTGCTTCTGGAGCGAGTGGACGTAGCCCTGCAGGACGCACGCCCAGAAGTTCCGGACGTCGGTCAGGTCGACCATGATGAACGGGTGCCCGCGCCGCGCCGCCTCGCGTCGGAAGGCGCCGAGCAGGTGCGTCTTCCCCGTGCCGCCGGCCCCCGTGAGGGCCCAGCCGAGCGGCGAGCCCGGGCCCTGGGCCCGCTCCATGTCGTCGAGCTTGCGGCCGAACGCGGCGCGGAGGTTCGCGTGCAGCTCGGGGACGTCGGACGCGGGGCGGCCCCAGACGTCGTTGAGCCGGACGGCCCAGTCGAAGTCGACCGAACGGAGGACGTCGAGCCCGTTCATGAGCCCCGCCCCCCCAGGTACACGACGTGCCGCTCCTCGCCCGACGGGGTGTGGAACACGGCGTCGCGGTCCTCGGGCCGGATCTCGCGAGGGTCGTCCAGCCGATACAGGGTCGCCTCGCCCCGCGTCTGCAGGTCGAGCAGCGCCCGGTCCAGCGCGGCGCGGGGCACGGCGGGCAGGGCCCGTCGCAGTTCGGCGAGGCGGACGCGGACGTTGGGTCGCCCGCCCGAGGCCGCGTAGTAGGCCCGCGTCGCCAGGGCCGCGACCTCGCCGTCGAGGGCGGGGGCGGGGGCCGGAGCCGGGGCGAGCAGGTCACCGAGCGAGACGTCGCTGCGGTCCAGGTAGCGTTTCAGGCCCAGGAGGAAGAGGCGGAAGACCTCGACGCCCGCCGGCGTCCGGGTGTTCAGGTCGGCGTCGAGATGGGTGCCCAGCCACTCCCAGCCCTCGTCGGTCAGCGACAGGGCCAGGGCGGCGGCGCGGCCCCCCGGGGGCTTGCGCTTGACGGCCTCGACCAGCCGCGCGGCCTCCAGCCGCTTCCGCGCCGGGGCCTCCAGGGCGGGCTTGACCTCCTTGTTCCAGGCCTCGCCGCCCGTCGCCGCCAGGCGCCAGAGGAAGAGGACCTCGATCGGCTTCAGCTCGAGTTGCGGCATCGTCACACCCTTCCCTCGACGGGCGTCGACGCCCGCCGGGACATGACCACGTCCCGGACCTTCTCGACCGCGAGGGCGACGTCGTCGACGACCTCTCCCTCGGGCAGGCGCAGCACCAGGTACCCGCTGATCGCCAGCTCGTAGTCGCGGCTGCGGTCGCTGGAGAACGCCCGCAGGTCGCTGTGGAAGTAGTAGCCGTCGACCTCGACGACCACCTTGCCCGCCTCCCAGAGCAGGTCGACCAGGAACCGCGACCCCCGCGTCGTCTCGACCCGGACGTTGAAGCGGAAGAGGCCGGCCAGCTCGGCGTCGCGCCCCAGCCGGGCCGCCAGCGCCCGCTCGCCGCCGCTCGAAGGGTTCGGGAGCCCGACGAGCGGCGACAGCCGCGTCCCCGCGCCCGATGCCTCGACGACATCGACGCCCTCCGCATCCTTGATGCGAACATGGGTCGCGTCGAAGGCGACGGGGTCCAGCTCCTTCGAGGTCTCGTGCACCTCGGGGACGACGACCAGGACCCGCGCCGGGGCCTCGCCGGCGAGCCATTCGGCGGCCCTCGCCAGGCCCAGGAGCGCCCCGGGGGGCGGGGCCTCGTCGTCGGTCGCCAGCGCGAAGAGCAGGGGGGACGGGTCGATCGCGCGGGCGAGCCCCCGCGCCGCGGCCGTCGCCGTGAACCCCTTCGGCAAGGGCCGGCGGCCCCGCTCGGCCAGACGCCGGGCCGACTTGAGCCACGCGTCCGGGGCGTCGGGCCCGCCGCACCAGTCCGGCCGCATCGCCAGGGCCAGGTCCGCCATACGCCCCACCACGTCGTCGATCAGCGGCGTCAGCCGGGGCAGCCGACCGTACCGGACCGCCACCACCCGGAAGCCCTCGCCCGCCGCCCGATCCTCAAGCGCACCCAGCACCCCGCCGATCATCCCCCGCGCCGCGAACGCCGCCCGCGCCGAACCCACCGCCGGCAGGGGGAATCGTTCCAGCTCGTCCGCGAACAGGATCGACATCGATCATGTCACTCGAATCAACGAACTCTCGCCCCAGGAATTCCTGGATGCCTGGATCGTACGCCGCCCCGAAGGCCGCCGCAACCAACCACGCATCGAGCCGAAGCGACGGCCGCTCGAGGTCGCTCACGCCCTTCGGCTTCGAAT
The DNA window shown above is from Paludisphaera mucosa and carries:
- a CDS encoding endonuclease domain-containing protein encodes the protein MSILFADELERFPLPAVGSARAAFAARGMIGGVLGALEDRAAGEGFRVVAVRYGRLPRLTPLIDDVVGRMADLALAMRPDWCGGPDAPDAWLKSARRLAERGRRPLPKGFTATAAARGLARAIDPSPLLFALATDDEAPPPGALLGLARAAEWLAGEAPARVLVVVPEVHETSKELDPVAFDATHVRIKDAEGVDVVEASGAGTRLSPLVGLPNPSSGGERALAARLGRDAELAGLFRFNVRVETTRGSRFLVDLLWEAGKVVVEVDGYYFHSDLRAFSSDRSRDYELAISGYLVLRLPEGEVVDDVALAVEKVRDVVMSRRASTPVEGRV